The genomic segment TTTACTGAATGTGCCACCTGAAGCCGCGGCCTTTTTTGGTGCTTTCGCTGCAGGACTGTTGGCAACAGCTTGGCGCTCTTCAGTACGCAAAGGTTGGCTACCCTCGTACTTGGGATACCCTCGAATCTGCCTGACTGTTCCGTCCATAGTCATCATGGTTCCAGGGCTGTATATGTATCGGGCAATGTTCTATTTAGGGCAGTTCTCAACGTTGAATGCCCTTGATTGGGCCTTCCGAGCCTTCATGGTAATTATCTGTTTACCGGTCGGTCTCGCAATGGCACGTGTAGTCACTGATAAATCGTGGCGTTACGACGTGTAATTGCTCTTCGTAGAAATCAACCTAGAACTGTGCATGAAGGCACGCTAACAGCCACAAAACAAGGCTGCAACGTGCTCCCATGCACAGTTCCGGTTCTGACACAAGTGGAATAGTATTCATCACAGATTTTAACTCTGTGCTTTCGTTCGCCTCAGTACTTCATGCCCATCGCAGCACGAACCTCATCCAGTGTCTCTTCAGCAATGGCATTGGCACGTGCGTTGCCATCACGCAGCACATCGCGCACAGCATCCATGTCTTTGGCCAGCTCAGCACGGCGCTCGCGGTGTGGCGCTAGGAATTCATTGACAGCTTTGGTAACAAACTTCTTCAGTGCGCCCGCACCTGATTCGCCGATTTCCTCAGCGATTTCTTGTGGATCACGACCGGTGACCAGTCCTGCTGTGGTGAGCAACGCAGAAACTTGTGGGCGGTTGATGGGGTCGAAAGTGATTCGACGTTCGGAATCCGTTGGAGACTTTTTGATGAGCTTAGTGGTCTCCTCGGCAGCAGCCCCGAGCATGATGGAGTTGCCATAAGATTTACTCATTTTGCGACCGTCAAGACCAGGAATCTCTGGTGCATCAGAAAGTATCGCCGCTGGTTCAGGGAAGATGGGGTGCTTGGGGGCGTAACGTTCGTTGAAACGCCGTGCGATGGTGCGTGTGATTTCTACGTGTGGCAGATTATCTTTACCAATCGGCACCACGTTTGCCTTGCAGAACAAAATGTCGCATGCCTGATGCACAGGGTATGTGAGCAGCAAACCTGTGAGGGCGTGACCGCTAGCTTCCATCTCGGATTTCACAGTCGGATTGCGGTGCAGTTCGGCCTCAGTCACCAGTGACAAGAAGGGGAGCAACAATTGATTTTCCGCAGGAACTGCAGAATGCGTGTAGATCATGGTTTTTGTTGGGTCAATGCCTGCAGCCAGATAGTCGAGCACTAGATTCAACACGTTATCGCCAATATGTGCCGTAGTATCTCGATCAGTGATGACTTGATAGTCAGCGATGATGATATTGGTGTGCACTCCACGCTCTTGCATTTGCACACGGCCGAGCAAAGAACCGAAGTAGTGCCCGAGGTGCAATTTGCCGGTCGGTCGATCTCCGGTAAGCATCGTATAGTTACCGGGAGCTTGTTCAAGTTTGCTTAGGGTGGTGTCGGAGAGTTTTTTTGCTGTAAGGAAGCTTGCGCTTACTTCATTGCCTGCCGCTGTCAGCTGCCGTTCATCCGTCATTCTGTAATCCCTTGAGTATGTGTGCAAAAAGCTGCATAAAGAGTCGAAATCTTGCTTTTATCGTAAAAGTCTCAGCAGACAAGACAACAGGTGGTAACCTCTAATATGATGCAAATTTAGAACCGTATTGCCTATTGCTTGGGCACTTGACTGGCGAAGGGGGTCAGATGGGCCGCGGACGTCAGAAGGCTAAACAGACGAAAATAGCCCGTAAGCTCAAATATCTGACAACTGATACCGACTATGACGAACTCGCAAAAGAATTGAGCAGCCAAGAAGCTTCCGATGAACAGGAATCTTCGACTGTGGGAGATGAGTTCGGCCAAGTCGAATCAGTGAGCTCACAAGAAGGAACCGATAATTCGATTCCTGGAGCAGACGATGATTTGGATGACTATGCCAAATGGGCCGCTCAAGCGGCTGCAAAGGCTACAGCTTCGGAAATTCCTTCAGCACCGGTAGCGCGACGTCGTCACATACCGATACCTGTTCCTAGCGCGCTGAAACCAAAGTTGGAGAAGCATAAAGTCAACTCCACAGTGAACGATTCTGTTGCTTCCAGTGAGGACAGCAGCATTAAGTCGAAGCCGGCGCGAGCTGCTGCAGGTGCTGCTCGGTTGGATAACCCTGATCCTGGGGTCAATGCTGCGCAGAAGGTTACTGTGAAGAAAACAGCTGCCGCGAAGAAGCCAGCCACTAAAAAGACCACCACGAGAAAGCCAGCTGCTAAAACCGCTGCTAAGTCGTCAACAACTAGCTCTGCAAAGACGACGGTGAAGGCCAAAGCGAGAAGCACAGCCAAAAGTGCAGCGAGCAAGACTGCAACTCCTAAGAAGACAGCTGTATCTTCTTCAACGAGGTCTTCTGCTGCCAAGAAGACGGCTCCAAGGCGTAAAACGACCACTGAAAAAGACGCAGATTGAGATAACTGCTCCATAAGTGCAGTTGCTGAGAGTAATGCTAGCCACAGAATTGCACTTATGGAGCAGTTATTGTCGTTTTGAGACTTACAGCAATGGCAATAGGCGGCTGAGGTCGTCTCGCTCACCGATAGCGGTGATTCTGCCTGCTTGCCGTTCAAATTCCCAGCTAGTGATTCCGCAAGCGACGCGCAGCCAGACATCGGGATCTAACTCGATGGTGTCGGGAGGCGTGAGATTATGTGGATCCGAGCTTGGTCCGTCGAGAATCTTGACAGCTGACCAAGGTGCCACACGAACTTCCACGGCACCCCCTGGTGCGCGTAATGACAGCAGGTACAGAGAATATCGCACAGCCATCGCATAGTCTCGGCGAGGCAGATCAATATGATCGATTGTGTTACCGGCTGCTTTGTTGGCCAATGCAAGGTTATTCCACTGTTCGAGGGCTAACCTCCCAGTTTCAATATCTTGTTCTCTGATGACACTCATAAGCCTATTCTTGCTCGAAAGCTGGTCATAGAGAACGGTCTGCTGAGAAGCAGCAGTTTGAAGATAACCTGATGTTCATGTTGTCGTGCCTGACTTAGCTAATAAAAGCGGGCATAATGATAAGCACGATTCGATCAGGAAAGAGGATTCTTCATGACTGAAGTTACTGCACCGAAAGCGTCGCTATCGGGTTCGGAGTTTGCTTACGAAATTCAGAACAAATTGAAATACCAGCAAGGAGTTGATATTTCTACTGCTTCGCCATCTGATATATATGTCGCTGTAGCAAGTGTGGTGCGTGATCATCTGGTTGACTCTTGGTCGCAGACTCGCGCAGATATGTTGCAGGGCAGCACAAAGGCTGTTGGTTATCTCAGCGCAGAGTTTCTGATTGGTAAGCAACTGTCAAATGCATTGCTGAATGTTGGATTGAATGAGCAATTTTCCCAGGCTGCGAAGGAGCTCGGATTTTCTGAAGACGAGATACTAGCTGCTGAACCAGAGCCTGGGCTAGGCAATGGCGGTCTAGGACGCCTCGCTGCATGTTATGTAGATTCTTTGGCATCGTTAGGTGTGCCAGCCTTTGGTTATGGAATTCGCTATCGTTATGGCATTTTCCGTCAAGAATTTGATGATGAGGGCCGACAAGTTGAAAAGTCGGATTATTGGCTGACACAGGAAGAACCTTGGGGCCATATTGATTATCACCGCTCCCAGAAGGTGGGCTTCGGTGGACAAGTTGAGAATGTGGATGGCGCCAAGGTATGGAAGCCGGCTTGGTCAGTGCGTGCGGTACCTGTTGACTATATGGTTCCAGGCTATGAATCAGGCAGAGTTAACACTTTGCGTTTATGGGAATCACGGTCATACGATGAATTTGATCTAGCAGCATTCAATCGTTCAGACTATATGGGTGCTGTGATACCTCAGGTTGAAGCCGAAAATATCACCAAAATTCTGTATCCAGAAGATTCCACTCCACAGGGCAAGCGCCTTCGTTTGGAACAGCAGTATTTCTTCGTCGCAGCCTCAATCCACGACGCCATTGCAACGTTTTATCCTGGTCAGGATCATCCTGATCTGCGGAGTTTCCCTCAAAAGATTTGCTTCCAGTTAAACGATACCCATCCGGTCATTGGCATCCCTGAATTGATGCGCGTGCTTCTCGATGAGTATGGCTATGACTGGGATACAGCCTGGGATATCACTACCAAGACCTTTAATTACACCTGCCATACCTTGTTGCCCGAAGCGCTTGAGGTGTGGTCTGCAGAGTTGATAGGCGAGCTGCTACCAAGACATTTGCAGATTATTGATCGTATCGATGCACAATTCGTGAAGGATTTGGAGACGAAAGGTGTTGAGGGCGAGACAATCGACCGTATGCGTATCCTGACTCGCGATGACAATCCGCAAGTACGTATGGCGTTCTTAGCGACAGTCGGTGGTTCGCATGTCAACGGTGTTGCAGAGCTTCATTCTCAGCTGCTGCGCGATGTTACGTTGAAAGATTTTAGCGATGTGTTCCCTGAGCGTTTCACTAATGTGACCAATGGTGTGACACCCCGACGCTTTGTACGCTTAGCGAATCCACGGTTGTCTGATCTCATTACCGAAGGTTTGGGTAGTGATAATTGGATGGCTGATCTGGAACAGCTGCAGGGCCTTGTACCACTGGCCGATGATGCCTCTTTCGTTGAGCGTTTTGCAGAGGTGAAAAAAGCGAATAAACGAGACTTCGCCGACTTTGCTGCTGCGCGATATGGTTTCACTGTCGATCCAAATACCATGTTTGACTCGATGGTTAAGCGTTTACACGAATACAAGCGTCAGTCGTTGAAAATTCTTGCAGTCATAGCCCAGTACGCGGCAATTAAAGACGGCACAGCTGATAATTTGCTGCCTAGAACTGTGTTCTTTGGTGCGAAGGCAGCGCCTGGCTATGCAATGGCAAAACTTACTATCCGCCTTATTAATAACGTTGCACGAGTGATTGATCAGGACCCTGATGTTGCTGGCCGCCTCCAGGTGCGTTTCCCCGAGAACTACAACATTGAGTTGGCAGAACATCTTATCCCCGCAACTGACTTGGATGAACAGATTTCTCAGGCCGGTAAGGAAGCCTCAGGCACCGGCAATATGAAGTTTGCACTGAATGGCGCTTTGACAGTGGGCACTTTGGATGGTGCGAATGTTGAAATTCGTGAGCGTGTAGGAGCTGACAACTTCTTCCTCTTTGGTCTTGAAGTTGAGGATGTAGATCGTCTCTATGCGGAACACTACAACCCCCTGTCTTATGTTCAGGCAGATCCGAGACTCAAGAAAGCTATTGATATGGTCGCAGGCGGGACCTTCTCGAATGGTGATAGAGATGTTTACGCATCTCTTGTTTCAGACTGGTTGACGAAAGACTACTTCATGGCAATGGCTGATTTCACCGCTTATATGGATATTCAGCAAGAGATTGAAGATGCATATCGCGACCAGAAGAAGTGGAACCGTAGCGCAATTCTCAATGTGGCAAACAGCGGTTACTTTAGCTCTGACCGATCAATCAAGGATTACCTCGATCGCATCTGGCACACTGCTCCCATGCCGCAAGTTCGCTAAGCCAGTGCTGAACTACTGAGCCTGCGTACAGCTCACTTGGCTGTCCGCAGGCTCGGGGAGTGCTCTTCATCAACGAACGCTATAACAATACGAAGCAGCTCTGCTGTTGAATATGCAATACATCGATATTCAACAGCAGAGCTGCTTCGTATAAAACTATTGACCGGCAAGAGGGCTATAAACTATTAGCCCTTCGTAAGCAGGCTTTCAGAGTTACTTCTCGTCAGTGCTTTCTTCAGCTGCATTATCAGCTTCGGACTCTTCTCCGTCTGTGGCTTCTTCAGCGGATTCATCCGTGGTCTCGTCAGAATCGCTTTGTGCTTCTGACTTCTCGGCAATACCTAAATCAACAGGGGACGAGCTGTTCTCCCAAGGCTCTTCCCAAGGGTCGTAGTCTGGGTTCTGTTGCTTGTAAATATACAGCCCAACTACTCCTGCAAGCAGCGCGCCGAACAGCAACGCGAAAAACTTCCAGCCGTTCGAAGACTTGTTCTTCATGTTGGCTCCTTCCACCGTGTTAAGGCGACCTGCCCATCCAAGCCACCGCTATTCACTATCATAATTCTCATTTTGTGGCGATTGCGTGTAAATTGCTTGTGGAAAGTCCTGAATATCTCCAGATAGCGAGCTTAATTTCCGGAATTCAACTGTCGAGCTTCGATAGAGTGGAAGACATGAACAACACTTTCAATCGTGGTGGTTTTGGTTTTGCTTCGGGCCCATCGCTTAAAACACTGTTTTCGCGCAGACGAATTGCTTCATCTTGGCGCAATGGCGGAGCCGTAATCACTGGCGGAATTATCGTCATTTGTGTACTGGTTTGGCTCGTTGAAGTTGTGCTGAGTTTGCTAGCGCCGAGTGTTTTCAATGCTGTGCTCAGTGAGACAGTGTTCATTCCTGTCTACGCTTTTTCCCGCCCGTGGATTTTCCTCTCGGCCATGTTCCTCCATGCTACGAATCTTTTGCACATCCTCTTTAACATGCTGACTCTCTGGTCTATCGGACCTGTACTGGAAAAGATGATGGGGCATTGGCGTTTTCTCGCGTTATACCTCTTAGCAGGCATCGGAGGAGGTGTTGGCATGATGGTCTGGGGTGTCTTGTCAGCCAATGACCAAGGCTGGATAACGGCGTCTTATGGTGCTTCTGGAGCGTTGTTTGGCCTTTTTGCCTCTGTACTCATCGTGTTTCGACGTATCGGAGTTGATATTCGGTCCATGAGTGTGTGGATTGGTATCAACTTTTTGATGCCATTCGTTATCAAGGGGATTGCCTGGCAAGCCCATGTTGGT from the Bifidobacterium sp. genome contains:
- the trpS gene encoding tryptophan--tRNA ligase produces the protein MTDERQLTAAGNEVSASFLTAKKLSDTTLSKLEQAPGNYTMLTGDRPTGKLHLGHYFGSLLGRVQMQERGVHTNIIIADYQVITDRDTTAHIGDNVLNLVLDYLAAGIDPTKTMIYTHSAVPAENQLLLPFLSLVTEAELHRNPTVKSEMEASGHALTGLLLTYPVHQACDILFCKANVVPIGKDNLPHVEITRTIARRFNERYAPKHPIFPEPAAILSDAPEIPGLDGRKMSKSYGNSIMLGAAAEETTKLIKKSPTDSERRITFDPINRPQVSALLTTAGLVTGRDPQEIAEEIGESGAGALKKFVTKAVNEFLAPHRERRAELAKDMDAVRDVLRDGNARANAIAEETLDEVRAAMGMKY
- a CDS encoding rhomboid family intramembrane serine protease, producing the protein MNNTFNRGGFGFASGPSLKTLFSRRRIASSWRNGGAVITGGIIVICVLVWLVEVVLSLLAPSVFNAVLSETVFIPVYAFSRPWIFLSAMFLHATNLLHILFNMLTLWSIGPVLEKMMGHWRFLALYLLAGIGGGVGMMVWGVLSANDQGWITASYGASGALFGLFASVLIVFRRIGVDIRSMSVWIGINFLMPFVIKGIAWQAHVGGFITGALLTWLLVSGVPALRKRSFAQRMWIYGSVVAALLLAIALLCNTQNPLQSLL
- a CDS encoding glycogen/starch/alpha-glucan phosphorylase gives rise to the protein MTEVTAPKASLSGSEFAYEIQNKLKYQQGVDISTASPSDIYVAVASVVRDHLVDSWSQTRADMLQGSTKAVGYLSAEFLIGKQLSNALLNVGLNEQFSQAAKELGFSEDEILAAEPEPGLGNGGLGRLAACYVDSLASLGVPAFGYGIRYRYGIFRQEFDDEGRQVEKSDYWLTQEEPWGHIDYHRSQKVGFGGQVENVDGAKVWKPAWSVRAVPVDYMVPGYESGRVNTLRLWESRSYDEFDLAAFNRSDYMGAVIPQVEAENITKILYPEDSTPQGKRLRLEQQYFFVAASIHDAIATFYPGQDHPDLRSFPQKICFQLNDTHPVIGIPELMRVLLDEYGYDWDTAWDITTKTFNYTCHTLLPEALEVWSAELIGELLPRHLQIIDRIDAQFVKDLETKGVEGETIDRMRILTRDDNPQVRMAFLATVGGSHVNGVAELHSQLLRDVTLKDFSDVFPERFTNVTNGVTPRRFVRLANPRLSDLITEGLGSDNWMADLEQLQGLVPLADDASFVERFAEVKKANKRDFADFAAARYGFTVDPNTMFDSMVKRLHEYKRQSLKILAVIAQYAAIKDGTADNLLPRTVFFGAKAAPGYAMAKLTIRLINNVARVIDQDPDVAGRLQVRFPENYNIELAEHLIPATDLDEQISQAGKEASGTGNMKFALNGALTVGTLDGANVEIRERVGADNFFLFGLEVEDVDRLYAEHYNPLSYVQADPRLKKAIDMVAGGTFSNGDRDVYASLVSDWLTKDYFMAMADFTAYMDIQQEIEDAYRDQKKWNRSAILNVANSGYFSSDRSIKDYLDRIWHTAPMPQVR
- a CDS encoding sterol carrier family protein, which translates into the protein MSVIREQDIETGRLALEQWNNLALANKAAGNTIDHIDLPRRDYAMAVRYSLYLLSLRAPGGAVEVRVAPWSAVKILDGPSSDPHNLTPPDTIELDPDVWLRVACGITSWEFERQAGRITAIGERDDLSRLLPLL